Genomic DNA from Deltaproteobacteria bacterium:
GGATCCGATACCTTGACTTTCAACTTTCCACCCTTGATCCAAACAGGCCGGGCATGTTCCGCAATGACAGAGCCTACGATATCTTCCCATCTTTTCCAGATAAGGGCGTCCGCGGGGTTGAAGGGGAGATCGGCTTCTCCCATCAGGCGGGTAAGGATATCCTTCAGGGATGTGAAGGGATTTTTTCTCGCGGACATAGATGAAAACCTCCTGTTTTATGATCCTGCTCAGGAACCACGATGATGGGTTATTTCTTGACGGATAACCAATATTCATACTATGCTAACATAATATCTAAATCTTGCATAAACAATCTTGAACCCGTAAAAATTCATTGAAATTCCCCCTAATAGGTCATAACTGGGTAAGGTGGAGTTCAGTCGATCGGAGAGAACAAAATAAAAAGTAATATTTTAAGATCGTTTACCCTTCGAGACCTTTGAAAAATGCTCAATTTTGGTCAAGTTCAAGGAAGGCGAAAATTTCAACCGCAGGAATACATTTAGTATTTTGAGGATTGAAATTTGAGCCTGACGCCGCAATTGAGCGTCGATTTTACCCTGGATCTGCTTCGTTATCGGCCGCTTGCGGCAGGAGAGTACAGCTGCGCGGTCGATGCCCTGAATCTTTGGCAAACTCGACGCTTGCAAGATTCAAGTAATACCTCATAAAATTACAGGTGTGCTTATGGCTTGGGATTGGGAGAAGCTGCAACAGCAAAAGAGACCGGGCGGCGGGTCCACACCGCCCCAGATGGATGAAATCATGCACAAATTCAGGGGGATGAGGGGAAAGATCCCGCCAATATGGGCTATCATCCTGGCTCTCATCCTCATCTACATCGGTTCTTCCTGCTTTTTTACCGTAAAAGTAGACGAAGTGGGAATCGTTCAGCGTTTTGGAAAGTATGTGCGAACCACTCCCCCGGGGCTGAATTTTAAACTCCCCCGGGGCATCGAGAAGGTGACCAAGGTCAAGGTGCTCTTCGTCTACAAAGAAGAGTTCGGTTTCAGGACCATCCGGGCAGGGGTGCGCACCCAATACGCTGCGGGTTCCGCATATCTCAACGAGTCCCTGATGCTCACCGGGGATCTTAACGTTGCTGTCGTGCCCTGGATTGTTCAGTATCGCATAAAGGACCCTTACAAGTATCTCTTCAAGGTTCGGGACGTCCGGGCGACCCTCCGGGATCTTGCCGAATCCAGCATGCGCCTCGTGGTAGGAGATCGAAGTATCGATGAGGTCATCAACAGGCGGGCGGAAATCGCGACCGAAGCGAGGGCGCACCTCCAGAAGGAGCTTGACGAGGCGGAGACGGGGATCAGCATCGCGACCATAGAGATGAAGAGAACAAACGTGCCCGAGCCCGTTCAACCTTCATGGAACGAGGTGAACCAGGCCGTTCAGGACAAGGAGAAGATGATCTACCAGGCCCGGGAGGAATACAACAGGGCCATCCCCCAGGCTCTGGGACGGGCCGAGAAGACCATCAAAGAGGCTGAAGGGTTCGCACTTGACCGCGTGAACCGGGCAAAGGGAGATGCGGCGAGGTTTCTGGCCCTTTACGAAGAATACCGGAAGGCCAAGGATGTTACCAAGAGACGCCTTTACCTGGAATCGCTCCGGGACATCTTCCCCAAATTAGGGAAGAAATTCATCATCGATTCAGATCTGAAGAACCTGCTTCCCTTGCTCAATTTGGGTCAGGGAAAAGGAGGCGAGCAATGAAAACCAAAGTCCTGATCATTCCGGTCGTCATTGCCATTATCGTCTTTTCGAGCTCCGTCTATGTGGTGGACGAGAGGGAACAGGTCGTTATC
This window encodes:
- a CDS encoding DUF721 domain-containing protein; the protein is MSARKNPFTSLKDILTRLMGEADLPFNPADALIWKRWEDIVGSVIAEHARPVWIKGGKLKVKVSDPIWLQELGFMEEQIKEKINTHLGRKAVEKIEFRLGDP
- the hflK gene encoding FtsH protease activity modulator HflK, which translates into the protein MAWDWEKLQQQKRPGGGSTPPQMDEIMHKFRGMRGKIPPIWAIILALILIYIGSSCFFTVKVDEVGIVQRFGKYVRTTPPGLNFKLPRGIEKVTKVKVLFVYKEEFGFRTIRAGVRTQYAAGSAYLNESLMLTGDLNVAVVPWIVQYRIKDPYKYLFKVRDVRATLRDLAESSMRLVVGDRSIDEVINRRAEIATEARAHLQKELDEAETGISIATIEMKRTNVPEPVQPSWNEVNQAVQDKEKMIYQAREEYNRAIPQALGRAEKTIKEAEGFALDRVNRAKGDAARFLALYEEYRKAKDVTKRRLYLESLRDIFPKLGKKFIIDSDLKNLLPLLNLGQGKGGEQ